In bacterium, the following are encoded in one genomic region:
- a CDS encoding class I SAM-dependent methyltransferase: protein SPTSRVVDVGCGYGRVAHALLRRPGFAGTYVGMDILDRQIRWCAENLAPCGGGRFAFRFLDVQNGRYNPTGAIAPDKVDLGVPDGEADVVVLTSVFTHMHENEIRHYLREIRRMLAPRGRAYVTFFLLDDEVRANEAAGRTGYPLPYELAPHCRCMTQEDPLHVIAYDERWVLERLAEAGLEAVELHHGEWGGRGEGLDFQDTLILAPTAAE from the coding sequence TCGCCGACGTCGCGCGTCGTGGACGTCGGCTGCGGCTACGGGCGCGTCGCCCACGCGCTGCTGCGCCGCCCCGGCTTCGCGGGCACGTACGTCGGGATGGACATCCTCGATCGCCAGATCCGCTGGTGCGCCGAGAATCTCGCGCCGTGCGGCGGCGGGCGGTTCGCCTTCCGCTTCCTCGACGTCCAGAACGGCCGCTACAACCCGACCGGCGCGATCGCGCCCGACAAGGTCGATCTCGGCGTGCCCGACGGAGAGGCCGACGTCGTGGTCCTCACCTCGGTCTTCACGCACATGCACGAGAACGAGATCCGCCACTACCTGCGCGAGATCCGCCGGATGCTCGCGCCGCGGGGGCGGGCCTACGTCACCTTCTTCCTGCTCGACGACGAGGTGCGGGCCAACGAGGCCGCCGGGCGGACCGGCTATCCGCTGCCGTACGAGCTCGCGCCGCACTGCCGCTGCATGACCCAGGAGGATCCGCTGCACGTCATCGCCTACGACGAGCGCTGGGTGCTCGAGCGGCTGGCCGAGGCCGGCCTCGAGGCCGTGGAGCTGCATCACGGAGAGTGGGGCGGACGGGGCGAGGGGCTCGATTTCCAGGACACGCTGATCCTCGCGCCGACGGCGGCCGAATGA